In one Neobacillus sp. WH10 genomic region, the following are encoded:
- a CDS encoding flagellar protein, with amino-acid sequence MSTPKLTNCPKCGKLFLRVRNICEGCYQKQENDFLKAAAYLREHSGITIQELSDAVGVSVAQIRQFIWAGRILVNDFPNLSYPCETCGKMIQKGKQCSSCIETLKHLANQVEKKEEKGDRSQNRDGLAGGYIYHNL; translated from the coding sequence TTGAGTACACCAAAACTAACGAACTGCCCAAAATGTGGGAAGCTATTCCTCCGAGTTAGAAATATTTGTGAGGGTTGTTATCAAAAACAAGAAAATGATTTTTTGAAGGCAGCAGCTTATCTGCGTGAACATTCCGGAATTACGATTCAAGAATTAAGCGACGCAGTTGGGGTCTCGGTTGCTCAAATTCGTCAATTTATCTGGGCAGGCCGAATTCTGGTGAATGATTTTCCTAACCTATCTTATCCATGTGAAACGTGCGGAAAAATGATACAAAAAGGGAAACAATGCTCAAGTTGCATTGAGACCCTAAAACATTTAGCAAATCAAGTTGAGAAAAAAGAAGAAAAAGGTGACCGCAGCCAGAATCGGGACGGATTGGCCGGTGGATATATATATCATAATTTATAA
- a CDS encoding methyl-accepting chemotaxis protein codes for MLKKVSMNVKQWGSYVIIILFFVVITDVSYNNVNHLRDQTLHIGKNDVPKIVLVGNLMEEFTRVRLNTSKQAFEQNLEEKAKIEKLVAEDIVKVRKNIKKMETLNHTNKDKKLLTEFSKSFEEYVADLPSLFEVSKSNNYEFIHTQMEVLDPIGEKTVTSLDNLYKGAQNNANVTLKASEKDSNRFNYEILILSVIASLFSVWIAFFMTRLISRAINRVVKNVEITTNSVTEIKNSINNTTISSHELDTSMNKANDSVNQLVTTIQHVAGTTNKTATDIEEISAAIEQMSATINLVAKSAGHLDISAEETSSAIQEMMVSIEQVAGNARKAGSGVEQISNAIEEMSKSIKGVSENAVNMTQTAEQAADKVEEMVVSIQQVANSAQTINQLSHSVKHDALEGTISLNETLNGMEEISQVITQASDVIENLGKSSEEIGSIIEVIDDIADQTNLLALNAAIEAARAGEHGKGFAVVAEEVRKLAERSANATKEIATLIKGIQNETVIAVSAINEGADKVKIGNELADKTNQAIIKISEGIAQVTEEMNQIAKATEEQTKNSEFITKAVENVTNQATEMTYSTKEQSTNAEEIVSGIIETKDQVQQISLAMAEQAKGSQAIVEAIENVTNQSNSVTNATNEQSLTAEEIVRNINSIKELVNQMTIASNEQATYGQEIILEVGNVRIQTEELNTSIETQTKEVEEVVIAVTEVNTQIEKLK; via the coding sequence ATGTTAAAAAAAGTTTCGATGAATGTGAAACAATGGGGCAGTTATGTCATTATCATATTATTCTTTGTGGTTATAACTGATGTTTCTTACAATAATGTAAACCATCTAAGAGATCAAACACTTCATATAGGAAAAAATGATGTACCTAAGATTGTCTTAGTGGGCAACTTAATGGAAGAGTTTACACGAGTTCGCTTAAATACATCCAAGCAGGCTTTTGAGCAAAACCTGGAGGAAAAAGCGAAAATAGAAAAACTCGTAGCCGAGGACATCGTTAAAGTAAGAAAGAATATAAAGAAAATGGAAACATTAAACCATACCAATAAAGATAAAAAATTATTAACCGAGTTTAGCAAAAGTTTCGAAGAATATGTTGCTGATCTCCCATCACTCTTTGAAGTATCTAAAAGTAATAATTATGAATTCATACATACACAAATGGAAGTACTGGACCCAATTGGAGAAAAAACTGTCACTTCCCTTGATAATCTTTATAAAGGTGCCCAAAATAATGCTAATGTTACCCTCAAAGCTTCCGAAAAGGATTCAAATAGGTTTAATTATGAAATATTAATCCTTTCTGTAATCGCTTCCCTTTTTAGCGTCTGGATTGCATTCTTTATGACTAGACTCATTAGTCGAGCCATCAATAGGGTAGTAAAAAATGTTGAAATTACAACGAACTCTGTTACGGAAATTAAAAATTCGATTAATAATACAACGATTAGTTCACATGAATTGGATACTTCTATGAATAAAGCGAACGATTCAGTAAATCAACTTGTTACAACTATTCAACATGTTGCAGGAACCACCAATAAAACGGCAACTGATATAGAAGAAATCTCTGCGGCGATAGAACAAATGAGTGCTACGATTAATTTAGTTGCAAAAAGCGCTGGCCATTTGGATATTTCCGCAGAAGAAACATCTTCTGCTATTCAAGAAATGATGGTTTCTATCGAACAAGTAGCTGGAAATGCTAGAAAAGCCGGTTCAGGTGTGGAACAAATATCTAATGCAATAGAGGAAATGAGTAAATCCATAAAAGGAGTTAGTGAAAATGCAGTAAATATGACTCAAACTGCTGAACAAGCTGCTGATAAGGTTGAGGAAATGGTAGTATCAATCCAGCAAGTAGCAAACAGTGCACAAACAATCAACCAACTAAGCCACTCCGTGAAGCATGATGCCCTTGAAGGAACGATTTCTTTGAATGAAACATTGAATGGGATGGAGGAAATTTCTCAAGTGATTACCCAAGCAAGTGATGTTATAGAGAATTTGGGAAAAAGCTCTGAGGAAATTGGCAGCATAATTGAAGTCATCGACGATATCGCGGATCAAACCAATCTATTAGCCCTTAATGCTGCCATTGAGGCTGCACGTGCAGGAGAGCATGGCAAAGGGTTTGCAGTTGTTGCCGAAGAGGTACGTAAGCTAGCTGAGCGCTCCGCAAATGCTACAAAAGAAATTGCCACCCTTATTAAAGGTATTCAAAATGAAACTGTGATTGCCGTTTCCGCAATTAATGAGGGGGCCGATAAAGTAAAAATTGGCAATGAGTTGGCGGATAAAACGAATCAAGCGATTATAAAAATTTCTGAAGGTATCGCCCAGGTGACAGAAGAAATGAACCAAATTGCCAAAGCAACAGAAGAACAAACCAAGAACAGCGAATTCATCACTAAAGCTGTCGAGAATGTGACGAATCAAGCAACGGAAATGACTTATTCCACCAAAGAACAATCTACAAATGCTGAAGAAATAGTCAGTGGTATTATTGAAACAAAAGATCAGGTTCAACAAATTAGTTTGGCAATGGCTGAACAAGCAAAAGGAAGTCAAGCAATCGTAGAAGCAATTGAAAATGTTACAAACCAATCTAACTCTGTAACTAACGCAACTAACGAACAATCACTTACTGCGGAAGAAATTGTTCGCAATATCAACAGCATAAAGGAATTGGTCAATCAAATGACCATTGCATCAAATGAGCAAGCAACATATGGGCAAGAAATCATCTTGGAAGTAGGGAATGTTCGTATACAAACAGAAGAGTTAAATACTAGTATTGAAACTCAAACCAAAGAGGTGGAGGAAGTAGTAATTGCTGTTACTGAAGTAAATACGCAAATTGAAAAACTAAAATAA
- a CDS encoding methyl-accepting chemotaxis protein, protein MLKKLSMNAKVRSSFTAILVLLFVISLISYSNLSKLSINLHQISDKEIVKIKTIGKLSENMTRVRLFVAKHATEVDQAKKDSSEEFLNESIKQVKENIVTLRPLLKTDSNKQNLDEFEKQFNEYQKLIPLALTKSRELDLKGFADVFITMGPIGEKAVVELATLQSDIEKNEKKTTGETYKQIGTSKTMILIVSILAVLLSGVIIYLITRLISRSVAGVAKNVETTTKSVTEIKNSIDKTAIGAQELEGSMNKANVSVSELVASIQQVAVTTNGTATDVDEISAAVEQMSASINIVAESAGYLDTSAEETSAAIQEMMASIEQVAGNAENVEASVEQITLAIELISQSINGVSKNAINLHQTAEQSSETVEEMVVSIMKVADSAQTVNQLSNSVKNDALEGTVSLNETLNGMKEISHVINQTTDVMKNLGNSSEEIGSIIEVIDDIAEQTNLLALNAAIEAARAGEHGKGFAVVADEVRKLAERSAKATKEIAVLIKGIQNETAIALNSIKDGAQKVSVGNQLAEQTNQAINKISIGIAKVTEEMNQIAHATEEQRKNSEFITKVVENVTKQATEMTYSTKEQSITADEIVIGINNTKNQVQQISMATAEQAKGGRAIVEAVENVTTQASSVTNATREQSLTAEEIVNNIGNIKEMVRQMMIATSDQARYGEEIALEVGNVQKQTEELNNSIETQTNEVDEVVSAINNVNTQIVRLK, encoded by the coding sequence ATGTTAAAAAAACTTTCAATGAATGCAAAAGTACGGTCAAGTTTTACTGCTATCTTAGTTTTACTTTTTGTGATTAGTTTAATTTCTTATTCAAACTTAAGTAAATTGTCCATAAATCTACACCAAATATCAGATAAAGAAATTGTTAAGATTAAAACAATAGGAAAACTTTCTGAGAATATGACTAGAGTAAGATTATTCGTTGCTAAACATGCAACGGAAGTGGATCAAGCTAAAAAAGATAGTTCAGAAGAATTTTTAAATGAATCTATTAAACAAGTAAAAGAAAATATAGTTACTTTACGTCCTTTGTTAAAAACAGATTCAAACAAACAAAACCTAGATGAATTCGAAAAGCAATTCAACGAATATCAAAAATTAATTCCTTTAGCATTAACAAAATCCAGAGAGCTGGACTTGAAAGGATTTGCAGATGTATTTATTACCATGGGGCCAATCGGTGAAAAAGCTGTTGTAGAATTAGCCACTTTACAATCCGATATAGAAAAAAACGAGAAAAAGACGACTGGAGAGACTTACAAACAAATAGGAACAAGTAAAACAATGATATTAATAGTATCAATTCTTGCTGTGCTATTGAGCGGAGTAATTATTTACTTAATTACAAGATTAATCTCACGCTCTGTGGCAGGAGTAGCGAAAAATGTCGAAACCACAACAAAATCTGTTACCGAGATAAAAAATTCGATTGATAAAACAGCAATCGGTGCACAAGAATTGGAAGGTTCGATGAATAAAGCAAACGTTTCAGTTAGCGAACTTGTTGCTTCAATCCAACAGGTAGCAGTGACCACAAATGGAACGGCAACTGATGTGGATGAAATCTCTGCAGCTGTAGAACAAATGAGTGCTTCGATTAATATAGTTGCAGAAAGTGCAGGTTACTTAGATACGTCTGCTGAAGAAACATCTGCAGCTATACAAGAAATGATGGCATCAATTGAACAAGTGGCAGGGAATGCTGAAAATGTGGAAGCTAGTGTAGAACAAATCACTTTGGCGATTGAATTAATTAGTCAGTCTATTAACGGGGTTAGCAAAAATGCAATTAATTTGCATCAAACTGCTGAACAATCCTCCGAAACGGTGGAGGAAATGGTTGTTTCAATTATGAAAGTTGCCGACAGTGCACAAACCGTTAACCAACTTAGCAACTCTGTTAAGAATGATGCACTAGAAGGAACAGTCTCTCTGAATGAAACATTGAATGGTATGAAAGAGATTTCTCACGTGATTAATCAAACAACGGATGTAATGAAAAATTTAGGAAATAGTTCTGAAGAAATCGGCAGCATAATTGAAGTTATTGATGATATCGCTGAACAAACGAATCTATTAGCACTCAATGCCGCAATCGAGGCTGCACGTGCAGGAGAACATGGTAAAGGCTTTGCCGTTGTAGCCGATGAAGTAAGAAAACTAGCTGAAAGATCTGCAAAGGCAACAAAAGAAATTGCAGTCCTCATTAAAGGGATTCAAAATGAAACGGCTATAGCACTTAATTCAATCAAAGATGGTGCCCAAAAAGTAAGTGTAGGAAATCAATTAGCCGAACAAACGAATCAAGCTATTAATAAAATTTCTATAGGCATTGCTAAAGTAACCGAGGAAATGAACCAAATTGCCCACGCAACAGAAGAACAAAGGAAGAATAGCGAATTTATCACAAAAGTAGTTGAAAATGTAACAAAGCAGGCAACTGAAATGACGTATTCTACAAAAGAACAATCCATCACTGCTGATGAAATCGTCATTGGCATAAACAATACAAAAAACCAAGTTCAACAAATCAGTATGGCTACAGCGGAACAAGCCAAAGGCGGTCGTGCAATAGTTGAAGCAGTAGAAAATGTCACAACCCAAGCAAGTTCTGTGACAAACGCAACTAGAGAACAGTCACTAACTGCTGAAGAAATTGTCAATAATATTGGTAATATTAAAGAAATGGTACGACAAATGATGATTGCGACAAGTGATCAAGCAAGATATGGTGAAGAAATTGCGTTAGAGGTGGGAAATGTTCAGAAACAAACTGAAGAGTTAAATAATAGTATTGAAACGCAAACGAATGAAGTAGACGAAGTAGTATCTGCAATTAATAACGTAAATACACAAATTGTCAGACTAAAATAA
- a CDS encoding methyl-accepting chemotaxis protein: MFRKISWKVLRSKRFSKLYNKLSMNVKQWGSYITILLFLGTITYVSYNNINHLNNQMLYLGNTQVPKIELIGNLKEEVTSIRLYASKHAYEQNDQDKANLEQFINVDIEKVRKNIKEMDKLIIHEKNKQKLTEFSTNFEKLVAYIPSFLEQSRSNDYESAHSQLLVLAAFEGKTIVSLNQLAKDIKQDNKDILAESKEKASSSSYQIIVFSIVAMLFSILISFFMTKLIRRAVIRVVNNVDSTTKSVTEIKKSIDKTAISANELDTSMNKANDSVNELVASIQQVAGNTNVTASGVDEISAAVEQMSASINLVAASADHLDASADETSAAIQEMIVNIEQVALNIGNAGTGVEQITKSIELMSESIKGVSENALSLTATAELSYETVEEMVVSIKKVADSAQTVNELSNSVKNDALEGTSSLNETLNGMKEISQVINQASNVIESLGKSSKEIGSIIEVIDDIADQTNLLALNAAIEAARAGEYGKGFAVVADEVRKLAERSVKATNEIAIRIKDIQNETAVVITSIKEGEQKVIVGNQLAEKTNQAIKKIAKGITHVTEEMNQIAKATEEQTKNSELITKAVENVTKQATEMTESTKEQTIRAEEIVLGINNTKEQVQQISLATAEQAQGSQAIVSAIANVTTQSSSVTNATKEQALTAEEIVHNIGRIKEMIQEMMIATNDQSRYGQEIAIEIGNVQKQTEELNASIESETKEVEEVIQAINDVNTQVIKLK; the protein is encoded by the coding sequence ATGTTTCGTAAAATTTCATGGAAAGTATTAAGAAGTAAGAGATTTAGTAAATTGTATAATAAGTTGTCAATGAATGTGAAACAATGGGGTAGTTATATCACCATCCTTTTATTTTTAGGAACAATAACCTATGTTTCATACAATAATATTAACCATTTAAATAATCAAATGCTTTATTTAGGAAATACACAAGTGCCAAAGATTGAATTAATCGGAAATTTAAAAGAGGAGGTAACCTCTATTCGATTATATGCATCGAAGCATGCGTATGAACAAAATGATCAAGATAAAGCTAACTTAGAGCAGTTTATAAATGTGGACATCGAAAAAGTAAGAAAAAATATAAAAGAGATGGATAAACTAATCATTCATGAAAAAAATAAACAAAAATTAACAGAGTTCAGTACAAACTTTGAAAAGTTAGTTGCCTATATCCCATCTTTCTTAGAACAATCCAGAAGTAATGATTATGAATCAGCACACTCACAATTGTTGGTATTGGCAGCTTTTGAAGGAAAAACCATTGTCTCTTTAAATCAACTGGCTAAAGATATTAAACAAGATAACAAGGATATTCTTGCAGAATCAAAAGAAAAAGCGTCTAGTTCTTCCTATCAAATTATTGTCTTTTCGATTGTGGCAATGTTGTTCAGCATTTTAATTTCCTTTTTCATGACTAAACTCATTCGTCGAGCAGTAATTCGGGTTGTAAATAATGTAGATTCCACTACTAAATCAGTTACAGAAATTAAAAAATCGATTGATAAAACCGCTATTAGCGCGAATGAATTAGATACCTCGATGAACAAAGCAAATGATTCTGTTAATGAACTTGTTGCCTCTATTCAACAGGTAGCTGGGAACACAAATGTAACCGCTTCAGGTGTGGATGAAATATCTGCTGCAGTGGAACAAATGAGTGCTTCTATTAATTTGGTTGCAGCTAGTGCAGATCACCTGGATGCTTCTGCGGATGAAACTTCTGCAGCTATTCAAGAAATGATAGTAAATATTGAACAAGTAGCCCTTAACATTGGAAACGCAGGAACTGGTGTGGAGCAAATCACGAAATCAATCGAGTTAATGAGCGAATCCATTAAAGGAGTAAGCGAAAATGCCCTTAGTTTAACTGCTACGGCTGAACTTTCTTATGAAACAGTTGAGGAAATGGTCGTATCGATCAAGAAAGTAGCAGATAGTGCACAAACGGTTAACGAACTTAGCAATTCTGTTAAAAATGATGCACTAGAAGGGACAAGCTCACTGAATGAAACATTGAATGGAATGAAAGAAATTTCTCAGGTGATTAACCAAGCTAGCAATGTAATTGAGAGCTTAGGGAAAAGTTCTAAAGAAATTGGTAGCATTATCGAAGTTATTGATGATATCGCTGATCAAACCAATTTATTAGCACTCAATGCCGCGATTGAAGCAGCACGTGCAGGAGAATATGGAAAAGGTTTTGCGGTTGTTGCCGATGAAGTGCGGAAACTAGCTGAACGGTCTGTAAAAGCAACAAATGAAATTGCTATCCGAATCAAAGATATTCAAAATGAAACCGCAGTTGTCATCACATCTATAAAAGAAGGCGAGCAAAAAGTAATTGTTGGAAATCAATTAGCGGAAAAAACAAACCAAGCAATCAAAAAGATTGCTAAAGGAATAACCCATGTGACAGAGGAAATGAACCAAATTGCTAAAGCAACAGAAGAACAAACGAAGAATAGTGAATTAATTACAAAAGCGGTTGAGAACGTGACAAAACAAGCAACAGAAATGACAGAATCAACAAAAGAACAAACAATTAGGGCTGAAGAAATCGTTTTAGGGATTAATAATACAAAAGAACAAGTTCAACAAATCAGTTTAGCTACAGCAGAACAAGCACAAGGAAGTCAAGCGATCGTTTCGGCTATTGCAAATGTTACTACACAATCAAGTTCTGTGACAAACGCAACCAAAGAACAGGCCCTTACTGCTGAAGAAATTGTCCACAATATCGGCAGAATAAAAGAAATGATTCAAGAAATGATGATTGCTACAAATGATCAATCCCGATACGGTCAAGAAATCGCAATCGAGATTGGAAATGTTCAGAAACAGACAGAGGAATTAAATGCTAGCATTGAATCTGAAACCAAAGAGGTGGAAGAGGTGATACAAGCTATCAATGATGTAAATACGCAGGTAATAAAGTTAAAATAA
- a CDS encoding chemotaxis protein CheA codes for MDLNNYLEMFIEESKDHLQAINDELLKLELEPENIAIINEIFRSAHTLKGMAGTMGFEDLASLTHEMENVLDLLRNSQLSITSEIMDVIFKCVDFIEKMVNSIEQGGDGKENVTEIVSQLAKIQDPSHTYQADLFDASHELAVAADLVIDEYQNSIINEAKMMGNNVYQITLTLDERCVMKSVRAYMVFQVAEELGEIIQTNPPVEEIEEEKFEHSFSLLLLSQCAMQEIQTRLTNVSEVKEVIVTEGLSQEIVEENPSVTNYENIAPGNQLPEKENNGENKKKQRSKSIRVDIEKLDHLMNLFSELIIDRGRLEQIARKSGLSELTETVEHMTRISTDLQDLILNMRMVPVEQVFNRFPRMVRDLAKELNKKVQLVVEGAETELDRTVIDEIGDPLVHLLRNALDHGLESTEERLANNKPEEGKILLKAYHSGNHVFIEVVDDGKGINREKVLNKAIERGVVSIEEAKSLTDQQIYSLIFSSGFSTADKISDISGRGVGLDVVKTKIESLGGVISIDSTPGQGSIFHIQLPLTLSIINSMLVNVDEETYAIPFTSIVEITTITFDEIKTLHGQKVFQFRGQVVPLIYLNDVFHVPPIETAFKEQHHYIVIVRKGNKTVGLVVDSVLGQQEVVLKSLGGLLSNLFAISGATILGNGEVALIIDSNQFIK; via the coding sequence ATGGATTTAAATAATTATTTAGAAATGTTTATCGAAGAATCAAAAGATCATTTACAAGCAATAAATGACGAATTGTTAAAACTAGAGCTGGAACCAGAAAACATTGCTATTATAAACGAAATCTTTCGATCAGCCCATACGCTTAAAGGGATGGCTGGTACGATGGGCTTTGAAGACCTGGCATCGTTGACTCATGAAATGGAAAACGTCTTGGATCTTCTTCGAAATTCCCAGTTGAGTATAACATCTGAAATAATGGATGTCATATTTAAGTGCGTTGATTTTATCGAAAAAATGGTAAATAGCATCGAGCAAGGGGGCGATGGAAAAGAAAATGTAACAGAAATCGTATCCCAACTTGCAAAGATACAAGATCCATCCCATACATATCAAGCTGACCTTTTTGATGCCTCTCATGAGTTGGCAGTTGCAGCGGACTTGGTTATTGATGAGTATCAAAATTCCATAATTAACGAAGCGAAAATGATGGGCAATAACGTCTATCAAATCACATTAACACTAGATGAAAGATGTGTGATGAAATCGGTTCGTGCCTATATGGTTTTTCAAGTGGCGGAAGAACTTGGAGAGATTATCCAGACCAATCCACCAGTAGAAGAAATAGAAGAAGAAAAGTTTGAACATTCATTTAGCCTTTTACTGTTGTCACAGTGTGCCATGCAAGAAATACAAACAAGACTGACCAATGTTTCAGAAGTAAAAGAAGTTATTGTAACTGAAGGATTAAGTCAAGAAATTGTAGAGGAAAACCCGTCTGTCACAAACTATGAAAATATAGCTCCAGGAAACCAACTCCCAGAGAAAGAAAACAATGGGGAAAACAAGAAAAAACAACGTTCAAAATCTATTCGTGTAGATATTGAAAAACTGGATCACTTAATGAATCTATTTAGTGAATTGATTATTGACCGTGGAAGGCTTGAACAAATTGCCCGGAAGTCGGGGCTTTCTGAACTTACGGAGACGGTAGAACATATGACTCGTATTTCGACAGATCTGCAAGATTTAATTTTGAATATGCGCATGGTTCCAGTAGAACAAGTATTTAATCGATTTCCGCGGATGGTACGGGACTTAGCAAAAGAGTTAAATAAGAAAGTTCAATTAGTTGTGGAGGGTGCCGAAACAGAATTAGATCGTACGGTCATTGATGAGATTGGAGATCCTTTAGTCCATTTACTAAGAAATGCCTTAGATCATGGACTTGAATCTACTGAGGAAAGATTAGCCAACAATAAGCCAGAAGAAGGAAAAATTTTATTGAAAGCATACCATAGTGGAAACCATGTGTTTATCGAAGTTGTTGATGATGGGAAGGGCATTAACCGTGAAAAAGTACTGAATAAAGCGATTGAACGGGGAGTTGTATCGATAGAGGAAGCTAAATCTCTTACGGATCAACAAATTTATTCTTTGATCTTCTCATCTGGATTTAGCACAGCTGATAAAATATCAGATATTTCAGGACGTGGTGTGGGTCTTGATGTAGTAAAAACGAAAATTGAATCTTTGGGTGGTGTAATAAGCATTGATTCGACACCAGGACAAGGGTCTATATTCCACATTCAATTGCCGTTAACGTTATCTATCATTAATTCAATGTTAGTGAATGTGGATGAAGAAACATACGCGATTCCGTTTACTTCTATAGTGGAAATAACGACGATAACATTTGATGAAATAAAAACGCTTCATGGACAAAAAGTATTCCAATTCCGCGGCCAAGTCGTACCGTTAATTTATTTAAACGATGTTTTCCATGTACCACCTATCGAAACAGCATTCAAAGAACAACACCATTATATTGTTATTGTTCGAAAAGGAAATAAGACAGTAGGGTTAGTGGTTGATTCAGTATTGGGCCAACAAGAGGTTGTATTAAAATCTCTAGGAGGCTTATTATCCAATCTATTTGCTATATCAGGTGCGACCATTCTTGGGAATGGGGAAGTAGCTTTAATAATAGATTCCAATCAATTTATTAAATAG
- a CDS encoding chemotaxis protein CheW, producing the protein MTMVKIVSFILAEEEYGVDINHVQSIERIEHITRVPNAPMFVKGVINLRGNVIPIIDLRSKLNLGHAEHTANTRVIITKFEDIELGLIVDQTTDVIDVNTDDIEAISSSDLDSDYFGGIAKIEGRLIILLKIAELMKVTTD; encoded by the coding sequence ATGACAATGGTAAAAATAGTTTCTTTTATATTGGCAGAAGAAGAGTATGGAGTGGACATTAATCATGTCCAGTCCATCGAACGAATCGAGCATATTACAAGGGTTCCAAATGCTCCAATGTTCGTAAAAGGTGTAATAAATCTTCGTGGAAATGTCATTCCAATTATTGACCTTAGAAGCAAGCTAAACCTTGGACACGCAGAACATACTGCAAATACTCGGGTAATAATCACAAAATTTGAAGATATCGAATTAGGTTTAATTGTTGATCAAACAACCGATGTTATTGATGTAAACACTGATGATATCGAAGCTATTTCCTCTAGTGATTTGGATTCCGACTATTTTGGAGGTATTGCTAAAATCGAGGGGCGGTTAATCATTCTGTTAAAAATAGCAGAGTTGATGAAAGTAACAACTGACTAA
- a CDS encoding chemotaxis protein CheW → MKGQFKLEDFKALIFKVGDEEYGINIKQVVSIERMQTITPYPNRPPHVLGVTTIREVVTPVVDVRTALTGESLKPTDNMRIIVVHTSDNAIGLVVDAATDVLDISQDTIQQSNLIEEKDVAYLLGISKQSDRLLILLDIEELLKDTTNLDELKEIKNEL, encoded by the coding sequence ATGAAGGGGCAATTCAAGTTAGAGGATTTTAAGGCACTCATTTTTAAAGTAGGCGATGAAGAATATGGAATAAATATAAAACAAGTGGTTTCCATTGAGCGAATGCAGACTATCACTCCTTATCCAAATCGGCCGCCTCATGTATTAGGTGTTACTACCATACGGGAAGTTGTGACACCCGTTGTGGACGTACGAACGGCGCTAACAGGTGAATCACTTAAACCAACCGATAATATGAGAATAATTGTTGTTCACACATCTGATAATGCAATCGGACTTGTGGTAGATGCCGCTACGGATGTGTTAGATATTTCTCAGGATACAATCCAACAATCAAACCTTATTGAGGAAAAAGATGTTGCTTACCTATTGGGGATATCTAAACAAAGCGACCGTTTGTTAATCCTGTTAGACATCGAAGAATTACTTAAAGATACAACAAACTTAGATGAATTAAAAGAAATTAAGAATGAGTTATAG